In the Ammospiza caudacuta isolate bAmmCau1 chromosome 4, bAmmCau1.pri, whole genome shotgun sequence genome, CCTTCCAATATCAGACAATCCTCTGACAGTGCAATAGTACCCCTAAGAAAGATCTGGGGTTACAAGTGTGGAGACAATTCCAGAATCATCATTCTTTGTCTtttaacatttcctttttcaattaatttccTATCATAGTTTTTCTGAAGACAATGACTGATATGAGAAACCATGAGTAAAagggaaaacaacaaaaactgtAAATGAAGTAATGTAAAATATCAAAATAGTTATCAGATTTCCTGAAAATCCAAAACTAAAGGATGAAAGTTATCAGGTAGATAAAATTGAGTCCCAATTAAAACTAACATGAGACCGGATCACAGTAATAGGTCTTGCATTACCATAGAAACAAAACATTTACAGATAAATATAATTGGACTGTAACATTTTCTCAACAAGTTACAAGTATGAGAGAGCTCTTTCTTCATTTGCAATATAGAAATGGGTATATTCTATCCTTTCCtagtttgtcttttttctttttttaacagcaaTTTTGTGTCAAAGTTTGAACTTCTTAAAAACAAGTTATTTATGTTGAGCTTGGCTGCAGATCAATGAATCAAAATACAAAAGAGCAATCCATAGATAAAAAAATGCTGTATATTGGAAAAAGCAGGGTTATACTGAATGAGCTTAATAGGAAGAATTCTATATATCACATGAAgtacaaaagaaataaagcatACAAGAGCCATTATATTGTTTATATTACAACTTAAATTAACCTTTCCCTTTATTATCAGAGATCCTTTTCTAAAACATAGAATACAAAAGAGGACCTAAAGTTTTTACCTGATATTTTGAATAGGGTTATGATATTTGGCCAATATCAGATTAGCTAATACAATATTGTTTCTACAAAGGTAGCAACTTAAATCACAttgcaggagctgtgagaggaTTTCACACCTTAGCAATTTTGTTGAAATGAGTTAAGACTTCTGTTTAAGGATATCTCTTCACCcaacagaagaaataattacaaaacAGATGTGCCCTCTTTCTAAGTAATATAATGGCCTTTTTGAGATCACAGTTGTATTACAATGTATTTATAAATACCTATCTTTAAAAAATGATTTAATTTCACACTAGCCTAAAAGATTCCAAGCCAAAGTATTAAGCAGAGTAACTGTATATTGTTcttgtgaaaaataattttgcattttaaattgttGTATAAGGATTCAATGTGCAAACCCCTTAGAGTCGGCAGATTTCACTTGGCATGGGAAGGATACTAAAATGGGTCTCTGactaaataattttcagaagtACAAAATACTATCTTTTACtgtaaaattacaaaaatatgaCTGACTTGTAACAGTAATCATCCaatgagaattttttaaaaccaGCTATATGCTAATGCATTGAATTTATGCTTTATTTTATAGCTTATTCCTCCTCACACTATGAGAAACTACACAATGTAATGAAATTCTGTTCCTTTTGAAGTCAATAGCCAGTTGTGACTGACTACAGAATGCCAGAACTTCTTGTCTGTCTAAACTATATTGGTTAGCTTATCAGAGCTGAAAGAATGGTGCAAAACattataaacattttaaaattgcactttCTGAATTATTCTGATGTTATGCAATGTTTGATTTCATGACTTGTCTGAAATTAAAATGAGTAACATGCAATAAACAAAAAAGTGCCTAGTTGTTTGACTTCTCCAATTCTTTAGGATTTCAATTTTAAGATGAAGTGGGGAACAAGAACTTACCTACTTGGTACTTTGGGTAATAAGGTGCCATTTGTCCACTACTGCATGATTGTCTCTTATGCCTTTTTCTTAAATTTGTATCAGTGGTCTCCCATTGTGgacttttccttttgtttattcTAGTAAGACCTTCAGAACTACCAGCAGGATTATCGTCCTGGTTTACACCACTACttaattttctgctgtgaaaCTGGCCATCCAGCTTTTCAATCACTTTAGAAGAATTAGATCCTTTAGATGTTTCCACttcattttcttgtttctttaaTGTATTTCGTTTAGTAGAATGGGACCTTAAAAGAGGatgtcttttttcttccataaagGCCTGAGTGCTTTTACTGTCGACAGCTTCAGGAGAATAAATgacattatttaaattaaatgaatTGTGCTGCTCAATATGGTTGATTTTTCTCAGAAATATCCTACAGTCTTTAAAGGTTTTGGCTTTCCAAGTATTTTGAAACAGTTTATCTTGGCTTTGTTCTTTTCTAACATTTTGCTGGCAATGAATTGTTCCATTTGCCTCTGAATGTGACTTAAGTATATTTGCTAAACCAGGATGTGGGTTAAAGTCAGACGATCCCATCATCTGTTCAACAAATGCATCTCTGGTTTCATTTTCAGTTGGCAAGAGGCTATTCTGAGACTCTACCAAAGTCTGAGTGGGCTGGATTTCTACTGTATTTTTCCCCTGCAGCTTGGGTGTTTCATCATTGGTTTCCCCACTTGTACTCTTAAACAATTGGCTTTGGCAAAATaactgcagatttttcttttttgatttcCAGCCTCCAGGAGCCTGATTATAGAGCTTTTTTGTTTGTCCCCACCTATCACGCTGCAACTTCTTAAattcatttctttttaatctggCTAAAGTGAAATTACTTTTCATGCTTAAGACTGGAGACCTCACCATGTTATGTAACATTTGCAatttccctgctggttttgAAGGAGAGGATAGTGCAAACTTTTTAAAGTGCTTTCTGAAAGGGCAAGTGCTAGGATCAGATTGTTTCGTTTCCATCTTTATCTCTTTAGTACTAACTACCTCTAAGGGATTGCGAGCATTTGCCTTTCTCACAAGAGAGAGAGACTGTGTTTCTGTAGTTTGCATAAACCAGGTGCAGAGTTCATTCATATTACACTTTTTCTGGAACAGCATTTTTATAGGTGATGTTTCAAGTCCTACAAGGCAGGAGTCTAAAGGGTCTGACATTTCAGTATTATAGTCTTGTTCAATGGGATCCCTTTTCTCACACACACATTTGTCAAACTCACTTCCCCCCACTCTCAACCAGGTATTAGTCATCTGTTCAAATCTATTGTTTAGTTCTTCCAACAAGGTGTCACTTGAAGTGGAAGTAGGCCACCACCTGAGAGAGGGATTTGACGAAAAAATGGGATCTGATGATACCTCATTAATGGGCCCAAATCCACCATCCTTAAGATCCTTTTTAGCATTTCCTGGATTTCTCTGTTCTGAGGTATCTCTGGATGCTGTGCACTGATTGGATTGTGTAAGTTTTTCCTTTCGCTCTTTAGCTTTTTTCAAATGGAGTTTGTAAGATTTATGTAGTAAGGCACTTCTACAAGTAAATGGACTAGAAGATGCTAATGAATGCAAAAAATGCAGTGAAGGTTTTCTGTCTCTAGCAGAGTGTCTCGATGGAATTTCACGTTTTCTTGACACTGTTGTAGTAACACTGTGTGACCCATCCTCTCTAGAATCTTTCTGCATGTTCTTTACTTGACCCATATTATTGCACAgttgattttttctttcctgtggtaTGTTTTTTTCTAACACATTCTGCTGTTGTAAAGGAGGCAAACCATTGCTGATGCtcacttttctttcctgaggTGAAAGTCTGCTGACAGTCACTGATATGCCGGAAATTTTTACTTTTGCTGGCCTGCCAGGTTTTCGAACAGTGGTTAATGGTTTCTTAATCTGCCGTATAACATTGCTGCAAGGATGTGCTGATGCCAGATTGCCCTTGATAGGCCTGACATAGTCATAACCAGAGACCTCCTTTTCAGCAGAAGGATTCTGGAAGGCTTTTACTGTTTCAGTCAAAGCATTTCCAGTTTCTGCATTGTGCCTTGCTTTGCTGGGATCATTGGCAAAATTAGAATCAATATGTTGTGTGGGCAGAATGCTGATGAGATTTAGATTACCTTCAGAAACGTGTCTCTTAGTTCTTCTTGACCTTCCAAAAACAACTGTTACAGTaatatttttgttgctgttaaCTTCTTCCATTGCTGCTGCATCAGACTTGATGCTTTTACCACCACAGCTAAGTTCAGGTCTAAGTTCTGGTTTTGTGCTTCCACTCGTGTCTACTTTTGGTTTAGGAGGCCGTCCAATGGGTCTCTTAACCTGCTTAACTACCTGAGGACCTATTTTCTTTGGTCTACCAGGTTTTCTTTTGAAAACTAATTCACTGCTACTGCTTGATTTCTCCACAACTTCATCATTTTTTTTTGAGTCATTTATGTTGATTTGACCAACTGGACAAGAGCTTGTAGCAGCTTCTGCAAAAATGCAGCTTGACCTCTCCTTAGTATCATTTTCACTGCAATCACAACCCTTGACACAGACTGCATGGGAAAGGTCACCTGTGGCCTTTTTATCTAACAAAGCGTTTGTGTGCCCCTGAAACAAACAAAGATCTGTGCTTCCCTTAGAAGATGCAGCTGCAGATGTTAATGTGTATTTGACTCCTTCATGACTGTTAACTTCTGAGACAAACATAAGCTTAATAGGACTAGAGTAGTTTAAGGGAGATGGGATCTCCCCAGCTTCAGAAGTGACATGCAAGTCCCCATTACTGGAAGTTGAACTGCTTGAATTAAAGGTCAGAGATTTCAAAAGGCTGTCATTAATTTCTTGATCTAGAACAGTTTCTCGTGTGTTGGATGCAACACAAATTGCTTTGATTTTACTGCTGCTTGGCACCTGTGAATGTGGAAGGAAGGTTTGTCCTGTGCATCCCATTTCGCTCAGAGTGAAAGGTAAGCCCCTTCTAGTAGCTGGGTTTTTAACCTGTTCATAAGCattatcttttaatttttggCTTATTTTGTAACTATCCAACAATGAGTTGCTAGTCTTTCTGGATAAGCTTATTGTATCTTCTAAACGCTCCACAACAACTTGCAGATTTGTGTCTCTCACAATTTTGCTTATATTTATGTCACTGCATCTTTCAGCatgaagatttttatttattctcattttttccaaACTTTTCAACGACTTTTTTGTACTGGATGACTTTCTAAACATGATATTGTTTGTTACATACACAGAGTACCACCCAGGAGGCACAATGTTACGTTTAGTTCTACCCAAGATTTCATTATTCTCATCCTTCAGAGGAATCGCACCAGTCTCTTTTAAGGTTGCACAATCTCCTTGTGCATTTGGGAGTTTTGCCTGGCTGGCTGCAATAGCACTGTTTTCTGAAAGAACTAAAAAGCTGGAGCTGGTCTGAAAATTAGTAAGAGGTAGATTGAAAGACTCTGTTTGGTGTGCTGGAAAGCACATTGGTTTGGTTTGGCAGTTCACACATGGGTTACTTCCAAGGTGTTGCAAAGTCTCATCTTCTATGACAGTAAAAGTATGTCTTTTATTTGGATGcattttatcaattttttttgtagatttttttgcatttctctcagAAATTGACTTTTTTCGTACAAGAGTTTCATCAAGGCTTGCAAGCTCCCTCTTGATTTGCAAGGTCTGTCGTCGAATGACTGGTGAGTCAGGAGAATTATACGTTGCAAATAAAGTTTCCTGACGCTTGCGAAATCTTgtctgaataattttattttccacttgTTTATCATGTTGGCGAAGTAATTCCATAAAGCTGTAATCGCTTGCCTTAGCATTATGCAAAAGAGAAGTTATGAAGTCTCCTAACTTGACATCATTTTCTGGTGCCCTGTCACTGCTAGAAAGTTTTACAAGATTTGTGGCTAGATCTGTAGTGTCTATTGATTTCAACTTCTCATTAATGCGGTCCATTAAATCTTGAAAAATGGCAGAATGTTCACCTTTCTCAGAGTTCATACAACCATCATTGCTTTCTTGGTCTGCTGATCCCAGCGCTCCATCTGAATAATCAATCTCTTTTCCTTTGCACATTTTACCTTCATACTCAAACTCTCCCTTGCTTCCTTCAGCTGGCAAGAGGGATGGAGGCTGGTTGATGGATATTTCAAGCTTGTTGTTGTCTAAAGTTGGAAAGTCCATAAccattccttccgacaattcaAATTCTTTACTGTGTACAGGTGATAGTGGAGGTGGCGATGGACTGCGGGATCTGTTTGAATTTTTAATGCTGCTTAAGAGGTCACAGTCCTTAGCTGAATATGTAcatgctgctgctttcacagaaTGCCTGTTATAATTTTGCAACTGGTCAGCACAATACTTAGGAGAACTACATGCTTTGTTCACCATTGTCTTAATACATCCAATTGCTACAGCTTGGCATGACAAAGAATGGAAATCTTTAATACAAACAGACAGAGGTGGTAAACAAGTGTTTGGCCTTTGATTTTGTAAACAGCACCTTTTTGTCAGCATGTGTCCATTGCAACTGCAAAATGGAACGTGAACATCCTCTTCAGTAAGGGAACTGGGAGTTTCAGAGTGGACCAAATGTGTTTGCTTGCAACTGCAAGCTATAGGAACATTTTCATCCTGTAATAGGAATTTTAACATAGCCAAAGTCTGTTGCCAGTGATATGAACAAAAAGACTCCAAAACTTTGTTtaatgctgattttcctttttccaaatTAGCTGTTTCCTCTGAATTTGCATCAGCTGTTGAGCttgaactgaaaatgaaaacaaatcaaaacaaaatataaattacaGTAAAACACCACATCTAATGTTTGTTATAATGGTTAAACTCAACCCTATAAACCTGACATTTACAAAACAGTTCTGGTCTATTTGCAGTATTCAATCATACTTGCAAGTCACTAGCAATGATGTGCATCTTATCAGTGACAGCACTAAACTAccattaagaaaaataatcatgagaaaaaataaaggcaaaaagaaTAATTTGCAATACAGCTTCTTGAACCTAATTACAATTACAACAACGTTAACTTTCTGGTATTTCCAACTATTTTAACtattaatgaaagaaaatctcACCAAGAACCTGGCAAGCTTGATATTACTCTCATTTCACTAACTGGGGCACAGAGAAGGTAAATGAGTGAGGTTCAAGGTTGTGGCAGAGGAAAGAATGGATCCATCTCTCCTGAATCCCACTCTTTGATATTTAAATACTCAAGTGTACTGAGTGCTCTTCAGGATACACTTTAAGGTATTTctaaagacatttttatttctatatttaaagAACACTTAACAAGCtaacagaaaatagaaaaaatagcCTAGTGCTCTTTGCAGGTAAAATATTCcctttcagttttaaaaaaaattgcaatggTGCATCACAAGCTCTTCATTGCAATATATTAAA is a window encoding:
- the LCORL gene encoding ligand-dependent nuclear receptor corepressor-like protein isoform X1 translates to MEKGTEGMAAAAPAPPAAASQCRSPRCTAERRGVRRELDSWRHRLMHCVGFESILEGLYGPRLRRDLSLFEDCEPEELTDWSMDEKCSFCNLHKETASDRASVFGSSQSTPTEELSSQGQSNTDKIECQAENYLNALFRKKDLPQNCDPNIPLVAQELMKKMIRQFAIEYISKSSKIQENRNGSSFEPSLMCKSIQMNQTENSLQEEQDSPLDLTVNRTQEQNTQQGDGVLDLSTKKSARLEEPKYDPLCSENSVSGSSSTADANSEETANLEKGKSALNKVLESFCSYHWQQTLAMLKFLLQDENVPIACSCKQTHLVHSETPSSLTEEDVHVPFCSCNGHMLTKRCCLQNQRPNTCLPPLSVCIKDFHSLSCQAVAIGCIKTMVNKACSSPKYCADQLQNYNRHSVKAAACTYSAKDCDLLSSIKNSNRSRSPSPPPLSPVHSKEFELSEGMVMDFPTLDNNKLEISINQPPSLLPAEGSKGEFEYEGKMCKGKEIDYSDGALGSADQESNDGCMNSEKGEHSAIFQDLMDRINEKLKSIDTTDLATNLVKLSSSDRAPENDVKLGDFITSLLHNAKASDYSFMELLRQHDKQVENKIIQTRFRKRQETLFATYNSPDSPVIRRQTLQIKRELASLDETLVRKKSISERNAKKSTKKIDKMHPNKRHTFTVIEDETLQHLGSNPCVNCQTKPMCFPAHQTESFNLPLTNFQTSSSFLVLSENSAIAASQAKLPNAQGDCATLKETGAIPLKDENNEILGRTKRNIVPPGWYSVYVTNNIMFRKSSSTKKSLKSLEKMRINKNLHAERCSDINISKIVRDTNLQVVVERLEDTISLSRKTSNSLLDSYKISQKLKDNAYEQVKNPATRRGLPFTLSEMGCTGQTFLPHSQVPSSSKIKAICVASNTRETVLDQEINDSLLKSLTFNSSSSTSSNGDLHVTSEAGEIPSPLNYSSPIKLMFVSEVNSHEGVKYTLTSAAASSKGSTDLCLFQGHTNALLDKKATGDLSHAVCVKGCDCSENDTKERSSCIFAEAATSSCPVGQININDSKKNDEVVEKSSSSSELVFKRKPGRPKKIGPQVVKQVKRPIGRPPKPKVDTSGSTKPELRPELSCGGKSIKSDAAAMEEVNSNKNITVTVVFGRSRRTKRHVSEGNLNLISILPTQHIDSNFANDPSKARHNAETGNALTETVKAFQNPSAEKEVSGYDYVRPIKGNLASAHPCSNVIRQIKKPLTTVRKPGRPAKVKISGISVTVSRLSPQERKVSISNGLPPLQQQNVLEKNIPQERKNQLCNNMGQVKNMQKDSREDGSHSVTTTVSRKREIPSRHSARDRKPSLHFLHSLASSSPFTCRSALLHKSYKLHLKKAKERKEKLTQSNQCTASRDTSEQRNPGNAKKDLKDGGFGPINEVSSDPIFSSNPSLRWWPTSTSSDTLLEELNNRFEQMTNTWLRVGGSEFDKCVCEKRDPIEQDYNTEMSDPLDSCLVGLETSPIKMLFQKKCNMNELCTWFMQTTETQSLSLVRKANARNPLEVVSTKEIKMETKQSDPSTCPFRKHFKKFALSSPSKPAGKLQMLHNMVRSPVLSMKSNFTLARLKRNEFKKLQRDRWGQTKKLYNQAPGGWKSKKKNLQLFCQSQLFKSTSGETNDETPKLQGKNTVEIQPTQTLVESQNSLLPTENETRDAFVEQMMGSSDFNPHPGLANILKSHSEANGTIHCQQNVRKEQSQDKLFQNTWKAKTFKDCRIFLRKINHIEQHNSFNLNNVIYSPEAVDSKSTQAFMEEKRHPLLRSHSTKRNTLKKQENEVETSKGSNSSKVIEKLDGQFHSRKLSSGVNQDDNPAGSSEGLTRINKRKSPQWETTDTNLRKRHKRQSCSSGQMAPYYPKYQVGGDRLPRSKAVQS
- the LCORL gene encoding ligand-dependent nuclear receptor corepressor-like protein isoform X3, which translates into the protein MEKGTEGMAAAAPAPPAAASQCRSPRCTAERRGVRRELDSWRHRLMHCVGFESILEGLYGPRLRRDLSLFEDCEPEELTDWSMDEKCSFCNLHKETASDRASVFGSSQSTPTEELSSQGQSNTDKIECQAENYLNALFRKKDLPQNCDPNIPLVAQELMKKMIRQFAIEYISKSSKIQENRNGSSFEPSLMCKSIQMNQTENSLQEEQDSPLDLTVNRTQEQNTQQGDGVLDLSTKKSARLEEPKYDPLCSENSVSGSSSTADANSEETANLEKGKSALNKVLESFCSYHWQQTLAMLKFLLQDENVPIACSCKQTHLVHSETPSSLTEEDVHVPFCSCNGHMLTKRCCLQNQRPNTCLPPLSVCIKDFHSLSCQAVAIGCIKTMVNKACSSPKYCADQLQNYNRHSVKAAACTYSAKDCDLLSSIKNSNRSRSPSPPPLSPVHSKEFELSEGMVMDFPTLDNNKLEISINQPPSLLPAEGSKGEFEYEGKMCKGKEIDYSDGALGSADQESNDGCMNSEKGEHSAIFQDLMDRINEKLKSIDTTDLATNLVKLSSSDRAPENDVKLGDFITSLLHNAKASDYSFMELLRQHDKQVENKIIQTRFRKRQETLFATYNSPDSPVIRRQTLQIKRELASLDETLVRKKSISERNAKKSTKKIDKMHPNKRHTFTVIEDETLQHLGSNPCVNCQTKPMCFPAHQTESFNLPLTNFQTSSSFLVLSENSAIAASQAKLPNAQGDCATLKETGAIPLKDENNEILGRTKRNIVPPGWYSVYVTNNIMFRKSSSTKKSLKSLEKMRINKNLHAERCSDINISKIVRDTNLQVVVERLEDTISLSRKTSNSLLDSYKISQKLKDNAYEQVKNPATRRGLPFTLSEMGCTGQTFLPHSQVPSSSKIKAICVASNTRETVLDQEINDSLLKSLTFNSSSSTSSNGDLHVTSEAGEIPSPLNYSSPIKLMFVSEVNSHEGVKYTLTSAAASSKGSTDLCLFQGHTNALLDKKATGDLSHAVCVKGCDCSENDTKERSSCIFAEAATSSCPVGQININDSKKNDEVVEKSSSSSELVFKRKPGRPKKIGPQVVKQVKRPIGRPPKPKVDTSGSTKPELRPELSCGGKSIKSDAAAMEEVNSNKNITVTVVFGRSRRTKRHVSEGNLNLISILPTQHIDSNFANDPSKARHNAETGNALTETVKAFQNPSAEKEVSGYDYVRPIKGNLASAHPCSNVIRQIKKPLTTVRKPGRPAKVKISGISVTVSRLSPQERKVSISNGLPPLQQQNVLEKNIPQERKNQLCNNMGQVKNMQKDSREDGSHSVTTTVSRKREIPSRHSARDRKPSLHFLHSLASSSPFTCRSALLHKSYKLHLKKAKERKEKLTQSNQCTASRDTSEQRNPGNAKKDLKDGGFGPINEVSSDPIFSSNPSLRWWPTSTSSDTLLEELNNRFEQMTNTWLRVGGSEFDKCVCEKRDPIEQDYNTEMSDPLDSCLVGLETSPIKMLFQKKCNMNELCTWFMQTTETQSLSLVRKANARNPLEVVSTKEIKMETKQSDPSTCPFRKHFKKFALSSPSKPAGKLQMLHNMVRSPVLSMKSNFTLARLKRNEFKKLQRDRWGQTKKLYNQAPGGWKSKKKNLQLFCQSQLFKSTSGETNDETPKLQGKNTVEIQPTQTLVESQNSLLPTENETRDAFVEQMMGSSDFNPHPGLANILKSHSEANGTIHCQQNVRKEQSQDKLFQNTWKAKTFKDCRIFLRKINHIEQHNSFNLNNVIYSPEAVDSKSTQAFMEEKRHPLLRSHSTKRNTLKKQENEVETSKGSNSSKVIEKLDGQFHSRKLSSGVNQDDNPAGSSEGLTRINKRKSPQWETTDTNLRKRHKRQSCSSGQMAPYYPKYQVGVLLHCQRIV
- the LCORL gene encoding ligand-dependent nuclear receptor corepressor-like protein isoform X4, which encodes MEKGTEGMAAAAPAPPAAASQCRSPRCTAERRGVRRELDSWRHRLMHCVGFESILEGLYGPRLRRDLSLFEDCEPEELTDWSMDEKCSFCNLHKETASDRASVFGSSQSTPTEELSSQGQSNTDKIECQAENYLNALFRKKDLPQNCDPNIPLVAQELMKKMIRQFAIEYISKSSKIQENRNGSSFEPSLMCKSIQMNQTENSLQEEQDSPLDLTVNRTQEQNTQQGDGVLDLSTKKSARLEEPKYDPLCSENSVSGSSSTADANSEETANLEKGKSALNKVLESFCSYHWQQTLAMLKFLLQDENVPIACSCKQTHLVHSETPSSLTEEDVHVPFCSCNGHMLTKRCCLQNQRPNTCLPPLSVCIKDFHSLSCQAVAIGCIKTMVNKACSSPKYCADQLQNYNRHSVKAAACTYSAKDCDLLSSIKNSNRSRSPSPPPLSPVHSKEFELSEGMVMDFPTLDNNKLEISINQPPSLLPAEGSKGEFEYEGKMCKGKEIDYSDGALGSADQESNDGCMNSEKGEHSAIFQDLMDRINEKLKSIDTTDLATNLVKLSSSDRAPENDVKLGDFITSLLHNAKASDYSFMELLRQHDKQVENKIIQTRFRKRQETLFATYNSPDSPVIRRQTLQIKRELASLDETLVRKKSISERNAKKSTKKIDKMHPNKRHTFTVIEDETLQHLGSNPCVNCQTKPMCFPAHQTESFNLPLTNFQTSSSFLVLSENSAIAASQAKLPNAQGDCATLKETGAIPLKDENNEILGRTKRNIVPPGWYSVYVTNNIMFRKSSSTKKSLKSLEKMRINKNLHAERCSDINISKIVRDTNLQVVVERLEDTISLSRKTSNSLLDSYKISQKLKDNAYEQVKNPATRRGLPFTLSEMGCTGQTFLPHSQVPSSSKIKAICVASNTRETVLDQEINDSLLKSLTFNSSSSTSSNGDLHVTSEAGEIPSPLNYSSPIKLMFVSEVNSHEGVKYTLTSAAASSKGSTDLCLFQGHTNALLDKKATGDLSHAVCVKGCDCSENDTKERSSCIFAEAATSSCPVGQININDSKKNDEVVEKSSSSSELVFKRKPGRPKKIGPQVVKQVKRPIGRPPKPKVDTSGSTKPELRPELSCGGKSIKSDAAAMEEVNSNKNITVTVVFGRSRRTKRHVSEGNLNLISILPTQHIDSNFANDPSKARHNAETGNALTETVKAFQNPSAEKEVSGYDYVRPIKGNLASAHPCSNVIRQIKKPLTTVRKPGRPAKVKISGISVTVSRLSPQERKVSISNGLPPLQQQNVLEKNIPQERKNQLCNNMGQVKNMQKDSREDGSHSVTTTVSRKREIPSRHSARDRKPSLHFLHSLASSSPFTCRSALLHKSYKLHLKKAKERKEKLTQSNQCTASRDTSEQRNPGNAKKDLKDGGFGPINEVSSDPIFSSNPSLRWWPTSTSSDTLLEELNNRFEQMTNTWLRVGGSEFDKCVCEKRDPIEQDYNTEMSDPLDSCLVGLETSPIKMLFQKKCNMNELCTWFMQTTETQSLSLVRKANARNPLEVVSTKEIKMETKQSDPSTCPFRKHFKKFALSSPSKPAGKLQMLHNMVRSPVLSMKSNFTLARLKRNEFKKLQRDRWGQTKKLYNQAPGGWKSKKKNLQLFCQSQLFKSTSGETNDETPKLQGKNTVEIQPTQTLVESQNSLLPTENETRDAFVEQMMGSSDFNPHPGLANILKSHSEANGTIHCQQNVRKEQSQDKLFQNTWKAKTFKDCRIFLRKINHIEQHNSFNLNNVIYSPEAVDSKSTQAFMEEKRHPLLRSHSTKRNTLKKQENEVETSKGSNSSKVIEKLDGQFHSRKLSSGVNQDDNPAGSSEGLTRINKRKSPQWETTDTNLRKRHKRQSCSSGQMAPYYPKYQVARYK
- the LCORL gene encoding ligand-dependent nuclear receptor corepressor-like protein isoform X2, producing MEKGTEGMAAAAPAPPAAASQCRSPRCTAERRGVRRELDSWRHRLMHCVGFESILEGLYGPRLRRDLSLFEDCEPEELTDWSMDEKCSFCNLHKETASDRASVFGSSQSTPTEELSSQGQSNTDKIECQAENYLNALFRKKDLPQNCDPNIPLVAQELMKKMIRQFAIEYISKSSKIQENRNGSSFEPSLMCKSIQMNQTENSLQEEQDSPLDLTVNRTQEQNTQQGDGVLDLSTKKSARLEEPKYDPLCSENSVSGSSSTADANSEETANLEKGKSALNKVLESFCSYHWQQTLAMLKFLLQDENVPIACSCKQTHLVHSETPSSLTEEDVHVPFCSCNGHMLTKRCCLQNQRPNTCLPPLSVCIKDFHSLSCQAVAIGCIKTMVNKACSSPKYCADQLQNYNRHSVKAAACTYSAKDCDLLSSIKNSNRSRSPSPPPLSPVHSKEFELSEGMVMDFPTLDNNKLEISINQPPSLLPAEGSKGEFEYEGKMCKGKEIDYSDGALGSADQESNDGCMNSEKGEHSAIFQDLMDRINEKLKSIDTTDLATNLVKLSSSDRAPENDVKLGDFITSLLHNAKASDYSFMELLRQHDKQVENKIIQTRFRKRQETLFATYNSPDSPVIRRQTLQIKRELASLDETLVRKKSISERNAKKSTKKIDKMHPNKRHTFTVIEDETLQHLGSNPCVNCQTKPMCFPAHQTESFNLPLTNFQTSSSFLVLSENSAIAASQAKLPNAQGDCATLKETGAIPLKDENNEILGRTKRNIVPPGWYSVYVTNNIMFRKSSSTKKSLKSLEKMRINKNLHAERCSDINISKIVRDTNLQVVVERLEDTISLSRKTSNSLLDSYKISQKLKDNAYEQVKNPATRRGLPFTLSEMGCTGQTFLPHSQVPSSSKIKAICVASNTRETVLDQEINDSLLKSLTFNSSSSTSSNGDLHVTSEAGEIPSPLNYSSPIKLMFVSEVNSHEGVKYTLTSAAASSKGSTDLCLFQGHTNALLDKKATGDLSHAVCVKGCDCSENDTKERSSCIFAEAATSSCPVGQININDSKKNDEVVEKSSSSSELVFKRKPGRPKKIGPQVVKQVKRPIGRPPKPKVDTSGSTKPELRPELSCGGKSIKSDAAAMEEVNSNKNITVTVVFGRSRRTKRHVSEGNLNLISILPTQHIDSNFANDPSKARHNAETGNALTETVKAFQNPSAEKEVSGYDYVRPIKGNLASAHPCSNVIRQIKKPLTTVRKPGRPAKVKISGISVTVSRLSPQERKVSISNGLPPLQQQNVLEKNIPQERKNQLCNNMGQVKNMQKDSREDGSHSVTTTVSRKREIPSRHSARDRKPSLHFLHSLASSSPFTCRSALLHKSYKLHLKKAKERKEKLTQSNQCTASRDTSEQRNPGNAKKDLKDGGFGPINEVSSDPIFSSNPSLRWWPTSTSSDTLLEELNNRFEQMTNTWLRVGGSEFDKCVCEKRDPIEQDYNTEMSDPLDSCLVGLETSPIKMLFQKKCNMNELCTWFMQTTETQSLSLVRKANARNPLEVVSTKEIKMETKQSDPSTCPFRKHFKKFALSSPSKPAGKLQMLHNMVRSPVLSMKSNFTLARLKRNEFKKLQRDRWGQTKKLYNQAPGGWKSKKKNLQLFCQSQLFKSTSGETNDETPKLQGKNTVEIQPTQTLVESQNSLLPTENETRDAFVEQMMGSSDFNPHPGLANILKSHSEANGTIHCQQNVRKEQSQDKLFQNTWKAKTFKDCRIFLRKINHIEQHNSFNLNNVIYSPEAVDSKSTQAFMEEKRHPLLRSHSTKRNTLKKQENEVETSKGSNSSKVIEKLDGQFHSRKLSSGVNQDDNPAGSSEGLTRINKRKSPQWETTDTNLRKRHKRQSCSSGQMAPYYPKYQVETDYLEAKQYKAK